From a single Mobula birostris isolate sMobBir1 chromosome 13, sMobBir1.hap1, whole genome shotgun sequence genomic region:
- the LOC140207708 gene encoding uncharacterized protein: MAHERVHTGELPFSCSDCGKGFTCSSKLKVHQQVHTGERPFTCSFCEKRFTHSSTLQRHHRLHTGEKLFTCSVCGKRFTDSSTLQGHQRVHTGEKPFTCSVCRKGFSHSSHLQSHQRVHTGERPFTCSECGKRFTLSSTLQNHQRVHTGEKPFTCLECGKGFTQSSNLQRHQRVHTGEKPFTCSVCWKRFTHSSTLQSHQRVHTGERPFTCSECGKGFTQSSHLQRHQRVHTGEKLFTCSECGKGYTKSSELLAHQSVHSGEWPFICSKCGKGFTQSSQLLAHRSVHTGEWPFICSECGKRFTRSSQLLAHQSVHTGEKPFTCSVCEKRFTQSSHLQSHQRVHTGERPFICSECGKRFTYSYTLQRHQQVHTGEKLFTCSECGKGFTQSSNLQSHQRVHTGERPFSCSVCENRFTHLSSLQRHQRVHTGEKPFTCSECGKGFTRASNLQSHQRVHTGEKPFTCSECGKGFTQSSHLLAHLSVHNEEWPLL, encoded by the coding sequence atggctcacgagcgagttcacaccggggagctgccgttcagctgctcagactgtggcaagggattcacttgctcatctaaactgaaggtgcatcagcaagttcacactggagagaggccgttcacctgctcattctgtgagaagagattcactcactcttccaccctacagagacaccatcgacttcacaccggggagaagctattcacctgctcagtctgtgggaaaagattcactgattcatccaccctacagggtcaccagcgagttcacactggggagaagccgttcacctgttcagtctgTAGAAAGGGATTCAGTcattcatcccacctacagagtcatcagcgagttcacactggagagaggccgttcacctgctcagaatgtgggaagagattcacactgtcatccaccctacagaatcatcagcgagttcacactggggagaagccatttacctgcttagaatgtgggaagggattcactcagtcatccaacctacagagacaccagcgagttcacactggggagaagccattcacctgctcagtctgttggaagagattcactcactcatccaccctacagagtcatcagcgagttcacactggagagaggccattcacctgctcagaatgtgggaagggattcactcagtcatcccacctacagagacaccagcgagttcacactggggagaagctgttcacctgctcagaatgtgggaagggatacaCTAAGTCATCTGAAttattggcacaccagtcagttcacagtggggagtggccattcatctgctcaaaatgtgggaaaggatttactcagtcatcccaactattggcacaccggtcagttcacactggggagtggccattcatctgctcagaatgtgggaagagattcactcggtcatcacaactactggcacaccagtcagttcacactggggagaagccgttcacctgctcagtctgtgagaagagattcactcagtcatcccacctacagagtcatcagcgagttcacactggggagaggccattcatctgctcagaatgtgggaagagattcacttactcttacaccctacagagacaccagcaagttcacactggggagaagctgttcacctgctcagaatgtgggaagggattcactcagtcatccaacctacagagtcaccagcgagttcacacaggggagaggccgttctccTGTTCAGTCTGTGAGAATAGATTCACTCACttatccagcctacagagacaccagcgagttcacactggggagaaaccattcacctgctcagaatgtgggaaaggattcactcgagcatccaacctacagagtcatcagcgagttcacactggggagaaaccgttcacctgctcagaatgtgggaaaggattcactcagtcatcccatctACTGGCACACCTCTCAGTTCACAATGAGGAGTGGCCGTTGTTATGA